The following are encoded together in the Glycine max cultivar Williams 82 chromosome 8, Glycine_max_v4.0, whole genome shotgun sequence genome:
- the LOC547600 gene encoding phytase precursor — MASITFSLLQFHRAPILLLILLAGFGHCHIPSTLEGPFDPVTVPFDPALRGVAVDLPETDPRVRRRVRGFEPEQISVSLSTSHDSVWISWVTGEFQIGLDIKPLDPKTVSSVVQYGTSRFELVHEARGQSLIYNQLYPFEGLQNYTSGIIHHVQLKGLEPSTLYYYQCGDPSLQAMSDIYYFRTMPISGSKSYPGKVAVVGDLGLTYNTTTTIGHLTSNEPDLLLLIGDVTYANLYLTNGTGSDCYSCSFPLTPIHETYQPRWDYWGRFMQNLVSNVPIMVVEGNHEIEKQAENRTFVAYSSRFAFPSQESGSSSTFYYSFNAGGIHFIMLGAYINYDKTAEQYKWLERDLENVDRSITPWLVVTWHPPWYSSYEAHYREAECMRVEMEDLLYAYGVDIIFNGHVHAYERSNRVYNYNLDPCGPVYITVGDGGNREKMAIKFADEPGHCPDPLSTPDPYMGGFCATNFTFGTKVSKFCWDRQPDYSAFRESSFGYGILEVKNETWALWSWYRNQDSYKEVGDQIYIVRQPDICPIHQRVNIDCIASI; from the exons ATGGCGTCAAttactttttctcttcttcaatTTCATCGTGCTCCTATTCTTCTGCTAATTCTGCTCGCGGGTTTCGGTCACTGCCATATTCCGTCAACCCTCGAAGGTCCCTTTGATCCCGTCACCGTTCCGTTCGACCCCGCCTTGCGCGGCGTCGCCGTCGACTTGCCGGAAACCGATCCTCGAGTTCGCCGCCGCGTCCGGGGTTTCGAGCCCGAACAGATTTCGGTTTCTCTCTCTACCTCCCATGACTCCGTTTGGATATCTTGGGTTACAG GGGAGTTCCAAATAGGTCTCGACATCAAGCCTTTAGACCCTAAAACTGTATCAAGTGTTGTTCAATATGGAACTTCAAGATTTGAATTAGTGCATGAAGCTAGAGGCCAGTCTCTCATCTACAACCAGCTCTATCCTTTTGAAGGCCTTCAGAATTACACATCTGGAATCATCCATCACGTTCAACTCAAAG GATTGGAACCAAGCACACTATACTATTATCAATGTGGAGATCCTTCATTGCAAGCCATGAGTGATATATACTATTTCAGGACCATGCCAATTTCTGGTTCAAAGAGCTACCCAGGCAAAGTAGCTGTAGTAGGAGATCTTGGTCTTACTTATAATACAACTACTACCATCGGTCACCTGACTAGTAATGAACCTGATCTTCTTCTATTGATTGGTGATGTAACCTACGCGAATCTGTACCTCACAAATGGAACTGGCTCTGATTGTTATAGTTGCTCGTTTCCACTAACTCCTATACATGAAACCTACCAGCCTCGATGGGATTATTGGGGAAG GTTTATGCAGAATCTAGTTTCTAACGTTCCAATAATGGTGGTAGAAGGAAATCATGAAATAGAAAAACAGGCTGAAAACAGGACATTTGTGGCCTACAGTTCTAGGTTTGCATTCCCCTCTCAAGAAAGTGGATCTTCATCTACATTCTACTATTCTTTCAATGCTGGAGGCATTCATTTTATTATGCTTGGGGCTTATATTAACTATGATAAAACGG CTGAACAATACAAGTGGTTGGAGAGAGATCTGGAAAATGTTGATAGATCAATAACTCCCTGGCTTGTAGTTACTTGGCATCCACCATGGTATAGTTCTTATGAAGCCCATTACAGAGAAGCAGAGTGCATGAGGGTGGAGATGGAGGACCTATTATACGCATATGGTGTGGATATAATATTTAATGGACAT GTTCATGCCTATGAGAGGTCAAACCGAGtttacaattacaatttagaTCCATGTGGTCCTGTATATATTACAGTTGGGGATGGGGGCAACAGAGAGAAGATGGCAATCAAATTCGCAGACGAGCCTGGTCATTGTCCCGATCCATTAAGTACTCCTGATCCTTATATGGGTGGCTTTTGTGCAACAAATTTTACGTTTGGTACAAAAGTGAGTAAGTTTTGTTGGGATCGCCAGCCAGATTACAGTGCTTTCAGAGAAAGTAGCTTTGGCTATGGGATTCTAGAG GTGAAAAATGAAACTTGGGCTTTGTGGAGTTGGTATCGTAATCAGGACTCTTACAAGGAAGTTGGGGATCAAATTTACATAGTGAGACAACCTGATATATGCCCCATCCATCAAAGGGTGAACATAGATTGCATTGCTTCGATATAA
- the LOC100776257 gene encoding uncharacterized protein isoform X2 yields MSASDNSRARELAGLTLDDVLGNQKRPSSTPPSQQLPKSRTLLDIIKEDESNKKDRRSWKAFKDKLRLKRAGSAWTSTIHIPTSDVPIPNPNSRIFTQFGHRNSVQSPTQTLTLTHSDSDMSTPYDARQVEDLDPAAADDSGYPATMPPAVRPQFSRRGSTRFDGDPSGENTAGTLRPQLSRRNSTNMPSEPYKRGRVVTFRDTFDDEDDGGEKPGEGRALSAREAVAAQEAAEAAAQEAEEAEEQAPVMMSLMDLLEETDREMGLEGSRYILSDDDEDEDEDDDGGEGSMEHTCCVCMVRHKAAAFIPCGHTFCRMCSRELMVSRGNCPRCNNFILEILDIF; encoded by the exons ATGTCAGCTTCCGATAACAGCCGAGCCCGAGAGCTAGCCGGCTTGACCCTTGACGACGTGTTAGGGAACCAGAAGAGACCTTCTTCAACACCTCCCAGCCAACAACTTCCCAAGAGCCGAACCCTACTTGACATCATCAAAGAAGACGAGAGCAACAAGAAAGACCGCAG ATCTTGGAAAGCCTTCAAGGACAAGCTTCGGCTGAAGCGCGCAGGCTCAGCTTGGACATCGACAATTCATATCCCGACTTCGGATGTTCCTATCCCTAACCCGAATAGCAGAATCTTCACCCAGTTTGGTCACCGCAACTCGGTCCAATCCCCGACTCAGACTCTGACTCTGACTCACTCCGACTCGGACATGTCAACTCCCTACGATGCTCGCCAAGTCGAAGACCTCGACCCCGCCGCCGCCGACGACTCCGGTTATCCGGCCACCATGCCTCCCGCCGTCCGCCCCCAGTTTAGCCGCCGCGGATCCACCCGCTTCGACGGCGACCCCTCCGGCGAAAACACCGCCGGCACGCTCCGGCCGCAGCTCTCGCGGCGGAACTCCACCAACATGCCGTCGGAGCCCTACAAGCGTGGCCGCGTGGTGACGTTCCGCGACACCTTCGACGACGAGGACGACGGCGGCGAGAAGCCGGGGGAGGGGAGGGCGCTGTCGGCGAGGGAGGCGGTGGCGGCGCAAGAGGCGGCAGAGGCGGCGGCGCAGGAGGCGGAAGAGGCGGAAGAGCAGGCGCCGGTGATGATGTCGCTGATGGACTTGCTGGAGGAGACGGACAGGGAGATGGGGCTCGAAGGATCGAGGTATATATTGAGTGATGATGATgaggatgaagatgaagatgatgatggtgGAGAGGGTTCTATGGAACACACTTGCTGTGTTTGCATGGTGAGGCATAAGGCTGCTGCTTTTATACCTTGTGGCCACACCTTCTGCAGGATGTGCTCAAGGGAGCTTATGGTTAGTAGGGGGAATTGCCCTCGCTGCAACAATTTCATTTTGGAGATTCTTGACATTTTCTGA
- the LOC100776257 gene encoding uncharacterized protein isoform X1 — translation MEGRRRVTLHEQMSASDNSRARELAGLTLDDVLGNQKRPSSTPPSQQLPKSRTLLDIIKEDESNKKDRRSWKAFKDKLRLKRAGSAWTSTIHIPTSDVPIPNPNSRIFTQFGHRNSVQSPTQTLTLTHSDSDMSTPYDARQVEDLDPAAADDSGYPATMPPAVRPQFSRRGSTRFDGDPSGENTAGTLRPQLSRRNSTNMPSEPYKRGRVVTFRDTFDDEDDGGEKPGEGRALSAREAVAAQEAAEAAAQEAEEAEEQAPVMMSLMDLLEETDREMGLEGSRYILSDDDEDEDEDDDGGEGSMEHTCCVCMVRHKAAAFIPCGHTFCRMCSRELMVSRGNCPRCNNFILEILDIF, via the exons atgGAAGGTCGCCGGAGGGTAACTCTACATGAACAAATGTCAGCTTCCGATAACAGCCGAGCCCGAGAGCTAGCCGGCTTGACCCTTGACGACGTGTTAGGGAACCAGAAGAGACCTTCTTCAACACCTCCCAGCCAACAACTTCCCAAGAGCCGAACCCTACTTGACATCATCAAAGAAGACGAGAGCAACAAGAAAGACCGCAG ATCTTGGAAAGCCTTCAAGGACAAGCTTCGGCTGAAGCGCGCAGGCTCAGCTTGGACATCGACAATTCATATCCCGACTTCGGATGTTCCTATCCCTAACCCGAATAGCAGAATCTTCACCCAGTTTGGTCACCGCAACTCGGTCCAATCCCCGACTCAGACTCTGACTCTGACTCACTCCGACTCGGACATGTCAACTCCCTACGATGCTCGCCAAGTCGAAGACCTCGACCCCGCCGCCGCCGACGACTCCGGTTATCCGGCCACCATGCCTCCCGCCGTCCGCCCCCAGTTTAGCCGCCGCGGATCCACCCGCTTCGACGGCGACCCCTCCGGCGAAAACACCGCCGGCACGCTCCGGCCGCAGCTCTCGCGGCGGAACTCCACCAACATGCCGTCGGAGCCCTACAAGCGTGGCCGCGTGGTGACGTTCCGCGACACCTTCGACGACGAGGACGACGGCGGCGAGAAGCCGGGGGAGGGGAGGGCGCTGTCGGCGAGGGAGGCGGTGGCGGCGCAAGAGGCGGCAGAGGCGGCGGCGCAGGAGGCGGAAGAGGCGGAAGAGCAGGCGCCGGTGATGATGTCGCTGATGGACTTGCTGGAGGAGACGGACAGGGAGATGGGGCTCGAAGGATCGAGGTATATATTGAGTGATGATGATgaggatgaagatgaagatgatgatggtgGAGAGGGTTCTATGGAACACACTTGCTGTGTTTGCATGGTGAGGCATAAGGCTGCTGCTTTTATACCTTGTGGCCACACCTTCTGCAGGATGTGCTCAAGGGAGCTTATGGTTAGTAGGGGGAATTGCCCTCGCTGCAACAATTTCATTTTGGAGATTCTTGACATTTTCTGA
- the LOC547600 gene encoding phytase isoform X1 gives MASITFSLLQFHRAPILLLILLAGFGHCHIPSTLEGPFDPVTVPFDPALRGVAVDLPETDPRVRRRVRGFEPEQISVSLSTSHDSVWISWVTGEFQIGLDIKPLDPKTVSSVVQYGTSRFELVHEARGQSLIYNQLYPFEGLQNYTSGIIHHVQLKGLEPSTLYYYQCGDPSLQAMSDIYYFRTMPISGSKSYPGKVAVVGDLGLTYNTTTTIGHLTSNEPDLLLLIGDVTYANLYLTNGTGSDCYSCSFPLTPIHETYQPRWDYWGRFMQNLVSNVPIMVVEGNHEIEKQAENRTFVAYSSRFAFPSQESGSSSTFYYSFNAGGIHFIMLGAYINYDKTAEQYKWLERDLENVDRSITPWLVVTWHPPWYSSYEAHYREAECMRVEMEDLLYAYGVDIIFNGHVHAYERSNRVYNYNLDPCGPVYITVGDGGNREKMAIKFADEPGHCPDPLSTPDPYMGGFCATNFTFGTKVSKFCWDRQPDYSAFRESSFGYGILEGSQKQRNSRVSK, from the exons ATGGCGTCAAttactttttctcttcttcaatTTCATCGTGCTCCTATTCTTCTGCTAATTCTGCTCGCGGGTTTCGGTCACTGCCATATTCCGTCAACCCTCGAAGGTCCCTTTGATCCCGTCACCGTTCCGTTCGACCCCGCCTTGCGCGGCGTCGCCGTCGACTTGCCGGAAACCGATCCTCGAGTTCGCCGCCGCGTCCGGGGTTTCGAGCCCGAACAGATTTCGGTTTCTCTCTCTACCTCCCATGACTCCGTTTGGATATCTTGGGTTACAG GGGAGTTCCAAATAGGTCTCGACATCAAGCCTTTAGACCCTAAAACTGTATCAAGTGTTGTTCAATATGGAACTTCAAGATTTGAATTAGTGCATGAAGCTAGAGGCCAGTCTCTCATCTACAACCAGCTCTATCCTTTTGAAGGCCTTCAGAATTACACATCTGGAATCATCCATCACGTTCAACTCAAAG GATTGGAACCAAGCACACTATACTATTATCAATGTGGAGATCCTTCATTGCAAGCCATGAGTGATATATACTATTTCAGGACCATGCCAATTTCTGGTTCAAAGAGCTACCCAGGCAAAGTAGCTGTAGTAGGAGATCTTGGTCTTACTTATAATACAACTACTACCATCGGTCACCTGACTAGTAATGAACCTGATCTTCTTCTATTGATTGGTGATGTAACCTACGCGAATCTGTACCTCACAAATGGAACTGGCTCTGATTGTTATAGTTGCTCGTTTCCACTAACTCCTATACATGAAACCTACCAGCCTCGATGGGATTATTGGGGAAG GTTTATGCAGAATCTAGTTTCTAACGTTCCAATAATGGTGGTAGAAGGAAATCATGAAATAGAAAAACAGGCTGAAAACAGGACATTTGTGGCCTACAGTTCTAGGTTTGCATTCCCCTCTCAAGAAAGTGGATCTTCATCTACATTCTACTATTCTTTCAATGCTGGAGGCATTCATTTTATTATGCTTGGGGCTTATATTAACTATGATAAAACGG CTGAACAATACAAGTGGTTGGAGAGAGATCTGGAAAATGTTGATAGATCAATAACTCCCTGGCTTGTAGTTACTTGGCATCCACCATGGTATAGTTCTTATGAAGCCCATTACAGAGAAGCAGAGTGCATGAGGGTGGAGATGGAGGACCTATTATACGCATATGGTGTGGATATAATATTTAATGGACAT GTTCATGCCTATGAGAGGTCAAACCGAGtttacaattacaatttagaTCCATGTGGTCCTGTATATATTACAGTTGGGGATGGGGGCAACAGAGAGAAGATGGCAATCAAATTCGCAGACGAGCCTGGTCATTGTCCCGATCCATTAAGTACTCCTGATCCTTATATGGGTGGCTTTTGTGCAACAAATTTTACGTTTGGTACAAAAGTGAGTAAGTTTTGTTGGGATCGCCAGCCAGATTACAGTGCTTTCAGAGAAAGTAGCTTTGGCTATGGGATTCTAGAG GGGAGCCAAAAGCAAAGGAATTCCAGGGTCtcaaaatag